Proteins encoded within one genomic window of Brienomyrus brachyistius isolate T26 chromosome 22, BBRACH_0.4, whole genome shotgun sequence:
- the mybpc2a gene encoding myosin binding protein Ca, translating to MPEAKKAAAKKDKAAAPPAGPKPEVKPPEVDEASTADDELPPHEPTPGAEPEQTELTGLFVERPETTVAIKGKDITFIAKVDSSNLLKKPAIKWLKGKWMDLGSKAGKHLQFKETYDRNTKIYTYEMKIVKVVDADAGGYRCEVLSKDKCDSCTFDITVEAAQEEQQANILAAFKRSGEAGEDEGELDFSVLLKKREVKQEEPKEDVDVWNILKDAKPCDYEKIAFQYGITDLRGLLKRLKKMKVEPKKCDAFLKKLETAYSVDKGKKIQLTVEVADPNAQLKWLKNGAEIKPSAKYVFESMGNKRTLTINKCTLADDAAYECVIGEDKSFSEVFVKEPPVTITKLLDDVHVVVGEKVEFEVEVSEEGANVKWMKDGVELSRDGKYRFKKDGKKHWLIINEATKEDIGLFQVFTNGGESKADLEVEDKELEVLQSIADLTVKAAEQAMFKCEVSDEKVTGKWFKDGVEVKANNRIKMAHIGRIHKLTIDDVKPEDAGDYTFVPEGYALSLSAKLNFLEIKIDYVPRQDPPKIHLDTTGNMVNKNTIIVVAGNKLRLDVEITGDPAPTVCWMKGDTVISETEGRVRVDNRKTLSSFVIEGAEREDGGKYTITVNNPAGEDKAELTIKIVDVPDPPEAVKCIGVGEDTATITWEAPKFDGGSLVKGYLMERKKKGSSRWTKLNFDIYESTTYEAKKMIEGVLYEMRVFAVNGIGVSQASSTSKPFMPIAPTSEPTHLTVDDVTDSACKLKWRPPERIGAGGLDGYIIEYRKEGDTEWVQSNQDPVDKNSFMVRGLPTGEKMEFRVMAVNMAGRSAPAILAQPVTIREIVEQPRIRLPRQLRTKYIKKVGEKINLVIPFQGKPRPSVNWFKDGEPLDAKKVSVRTTEVDTILFVRSTERDHSGTYTLSVQIENMEDKATFEIRVVEKPGPPIAVRVTDVWGFNAALEWKPPKDDGNCEITGYIIQKADKKTQEWFTVYEKNRRPSCTVSDLVIGNEYMFRVFSENICGLSDEAGLSKETAVIAKTGLAYLKPPYKEKDMQTSPKFTQPLQDRSVIAGYTAAISCSVRGYPKPKIIWMKNRMIIGDDPKFLMHNNQGVLTLSIRKPSLFDGGNYACKAVNDLGEDMVECKLEVRALTVQKEAAK from the exons CGGCTAAGAAAGACAAGGCTGCAGCACCACCTGCTG gccCGAAACCAGAGG TTAAGCCCCCAGAGGTGGATG AAGCGAGCACCGCAGATGACG AACTTCCTCCACATG AGCCCACTCCAGGGGCGGAGCCAGAGCAGACAGAGCTCACAGGCCTCTTTGTGGAAAGACCTGAGACCACTGTCGCCATCAAAG GGAAAGACATCACATTTATAGCCAAAGTGGACTCTTCCAACCTGTTGAAGAAACCTGCCATCAAGTGGTTGAAGGGGAAGTGGATGGACCTTGGCAGCAAGGCGGGGAAGCATCTACAGTTCAAGGAGACCTACGACAGGAACACCAAG ATCTATACCTATGAGATGAAGATTGTCAAGGTGGTGGATGCAGATGCAGGTGGCTACAGGTGTGAGGTGCTTTCCAAGGACAAGTGTGACAGCTGCACATTCGACATCACTGTGGAAG cTGCCCAAGAGGAGCAACAAGCAAACATTCTGGCAGCATTTAAAAGATC GGGTGAGGCTGGAGAGGATGAAGGGGAACTGGACTTCAGTGTTTTACTCAAGAAAAG GGAGGTAAAGCAGGAGGAACCTAAAGAGGACGTGGATGTGTGGAACATTCTAAAGGATGCGAAGCCTTGTGACTATGAAAAGATAGCTTTCCAATACGGAATTACAGACCTCAGGGGCCTGCTGAAACGACTGAAGAAGATGAAAGTAGAGCCAAAGAAGTGTGATG CCTTCCTGAAAAAGCTTGAGACGGCCTACTCTGTCGACAAAGGCAAGAAGATCCAACTCACTGTGGAGGTAGCTGATCCTAATGCGCAGCTCAAATGGCTGAAGAACGGAGCCGAGATTAAACCTTCTGCCAA GTACGTGTTTGAGAGTATGGGAAACAAGAGGACCCTCACAATCAACAAATGCACTCTGGCAGACGACGCAGCCTATGAGTGTGTGATTGGGGAAGATAAGAGCTTCTCTGAGGTCTTTGTCAAGG AGCCCCCTGTGACGATCACAAAGCTTCTCGATGATGTCCACGTGGTGGTGGGAGAGAAAGTGGAGTTTGAGGTAGAAGTGTCTGAAGAGGGAGCCAACGTCAAATG GATGAAAGATGGCGTAGAGTTGTCAAGAGATGGGAAGTATCGCTTTAAGAAAGACGGGAAGAAGCACTGGCTAATAATCAACGAGGCAACTAAGGAGGACATAGGACTGTTCCAAGTCTTCACCAATGGGGGGGAATCCAAAGCCGACCTGGAGGTTGAAG ACAAGGAGCTGGAGGTCCTTCAGAGCATTGCAGACCTAACGGTGAAGGCGGCTGAGCAGGCCATGTTCAAGTGTGAGGTGTCCGATGAGAAGGTGACAGGGAAGTGGTTTAAGGATGGTGTGGAGGTGAAGGCCAACAACCGCATCAAGATGGCCCACATAGGGAG GATCCACAAGCTGACAATAGATGACGTGAAGCCAGAAGATGCTGGGGACTACACCTTTGTGCCGGAAGGATATGCACTCTCCCTCTCTGCCAAACTCAACTTTCTGG AAATCAAGATTGACTACGTGCCTCGTCAAG ATCCACCCAAGATTCACCTGGACACCACTGGAAACATGGTGAACAAAAACACCATCATTGTCGTTGCGGGCAACAAGCTGCGTCTGGATGTGGAAATCACCGGAGATCCTGCGCCCACCGTTTGCTGGATGAAAGGAGACACG GTGATCTCAGAGACCGAGGGGCGTGTGAGGGTGGATAACAGGAAGACACTGAGCAGCTTTGTGATCGAGGGAGCAGAGCGGGAAGACGGGGGCAAATACACCATCACTGTAAACAACCCAGCGGGCGAGGACAAAGCTGAGCTGACAATCAAGATTGTAG acgTGCCCGACCCTCCTGAGGCTGTGAAGTGTATTGGAGTGGGGGAGGATACTGCCACTATCACCTGGGAAGCCCCCAAATTTGATGGCGGCTCACTAGTAAAAG GCTACCTGATGGAGAGGAAGAAGAAGGGCTCATCTCGGTGGACGAAGCTAAACTTTGACATCTATGAGTCAACAACCTACGAGGCCAAGAAGATGATCGAAGGAGTGCTCTACGAGATGAGGGTGTTTGCTGTCAATGGCATCGGTGTCTCCCAAGCCAGTAGCACATCCAAGCCCTTCATGCCTATAG CACCCACCAGTGAGCCAACTCACCTCACGGTGGATGATGTCACAGATAGTGCCTGCAAGCTGAAGTGGCGCCCCCCAGAGAGGATAGGGGCAGGGGGCCTTGACGGCTACATCATAGAGTACCGCAAGGAGGGAG ATACTGAGTGGGTCCAGTCCAACCAGGATCCTGTGGATAAGAACAGCTTTATGGTCCGTGGCCTGCCCACAGGAGAGAAGATGGAGTTCAGGGTGATGGCTGTCAATATGGCAGGCCGTAGTGCCCCAGCCATTTTGGCGCAACCTGTCACTATCCGTGAGATTGTTG aacaacccaggatccgTCTACCCCGGCAACTGAGGACCAAGTATATCAAAAAGGTTGGGGAGAAGATTAACCTGGTCATTCCCTTCCAG gGGAAACCCCGCCCCAGTGTCAACTGGTTTAAGGATGGGGAGCCTCTTGACGCCAAGAAGGTATCTGTTCGCACCACGGAGGTGGACACCATCCTGTTTGTTCGCTCTACTGAGAGGGATCACTCCGGGACGTACACGCTGTCAGTGCAGATTGAGAACATGGAAGACAAGGCCACCTTTGAAATCCGAGTCGTGG AAAAGCCAGGTCCCCCCATAGCAGTGAGGGTGACAGACGTGTGGGGCTTCAATGCAGCTCTGGAATGGAAGCCCCCTAAAGATGATGGCAACTGTGAGATCACGGGCTACATCATTCAGAAGGCCGACAAGAAAACACAG GAGTGGTTCACTGTGTATGAAAAAAACCGGCGTCCCAGCTGCACCGTGTCCGACTTGGTCATTGGGAATGAGTACATGTTCCGCGTCTTCAGTGAGAACATCTGTGGGCTGAGTGATGAGGCTGGCCTCAGCAAGGAAACGGCAGTCATTGCAAAGACTG GCCTGGCCTACCTGAAGCCTCCATACAAGGAGAAAGACATGCAGACATCCCCCAAATTCACTCAGCCATTGCAAGATAGGTCGGTCATTGCAGGTTATACTGCTGCAATAAGCTGCTCTGTACGCGGGTACCCCAAG cCCAAGATCATTTGGATGAAGAACAGGATGATTATTGGGGACGACCCCAAGTTCCTCATGCATAACAACCAAGGGGTGCTGACCCTCAGCATCCGTAAACCCAGCCTGTTTGATGGGGGCAACTATGCCTGCAAGGCCGTCAATGACCTAGGAGAAGACATGGTGGAATGTAAACTGGAGGTTCGAG CCCTAACCGTACAGAAAGAGGCAGCAAAGTGA